A genomic segment from Clarias gariepinus isolate MV-2021 ecotype Netherlands chromosome 11, CGAR_prim_01v2, whole genome shotgun sequence encodes:
- the strn4 gene encoding striatin-4 produces the protein MDADLSGGPGGGTNPSHVGSGTGRNANGPTVSVSALAAGAMPASFHPREQQEGNAVGLSLPGILHFIQFEWGRFQAEKFRWEAERDELRAQVAFLQGERKGQESMKQDLVRRIKMLEYALKQERAKYQKLKTGTDQSPEKKPDTKSEPIPNGQEEIDSETANQMAWKDGRQLLRKYLEEVGYSDTILNMRSKRVKSLLGSCNPEVNGPLPQGPSPEPKPCGGRDSLLVRQIEEQIKRNAGREGSTEHTGRSLLDKIPFLRSCDGEDDSDEDDDFQGIATDCIDGPHKNKKPRGKPFGEPMAPGLDPEDEEDEDDSEDALSEFDFLGSGEEGEGAGEACISGDGRELGCTLGFSSDVFILDTVGGGDINLGELADLTVANDFNIDQQDSQEEFKKIWNPRFTLRSHFDAIRSLKFHPSQPVLLTASEDGTLKLWNLNKTMHSKKGAALDVEPIYTFRGHSGAVLSLAMGEEGKYCYSGGLDGSIRCWKSPDLNVDPYDNYDQGVESAVLLGHEDSVWDLAYSSTLKRLASCSADGTVRIWDAQNSTPCVAVFNKGKEHETPTSIAFGNVDTSQAVVSFDSGETVLYDLNTEQSIMVLETQTKDGNQLINSVVSHPSQPISITAHENRTIRFMDNKTGKVIHSMVAHLDAVTCLTTDPKGSYLISGSHDCSVRLWMLDSHTCVQEITAHRKKHDEAIHDVAFHPSQPLIASAGADSLAKIFI, from the exons ATGGACGCGGATTTATCAGGTGGACCTGGCGGCGGAACAAATCCGAGCCATGTGGGCAGCGGCACCGGGAGAAATGCGAACGGGCCGACCGTGTCTGTATCCGCGCTCGCAGCCGGGGCGATGCCTGCATCATTCCATCCGCGGGAACAGCAGGAGGGAAACGCAGTGGGCCTGTCGCTACCGGGGATCTTACATTTTATCCAGTTCGAATGGGGTCGTTTCCAGGCGGAGAAATTTCGATGGGAAGCCGAGAGAGATGAACTTAGG GCGCAGGTGGCATTTCTgcagggagagagaaaagggcAAGAGAGCATGAAGCAAGATCTTGTGAGGCGGATCAAAATGCTAGAGTATGCCCTTAAACAAGAAAG GGCAAAATATCAGAAATTGAAGACTGGTACTGATCAGAGCCCCGAGAAGAAGCCTGACACTAAGAGTGAACCAA TTCCCAATGGACAAGAAGAAATTGACAGCGAGACAGCGAACCAAATGGCGTGGAAGGACGGCCGCCAATTGTTGCGCAA GTACCTGGAGGAGGTGGGTTATTCTGACACTATACTGAACATGCGCTCTAAACGAGTGAAGTCTCTCTTGGGTAGCTGTAACCCGGAGGTAAATGGGCCTCTGCCACAAGGTCCTTCCCCAGAACCCAAACCCTGTGGAGGAAGAGACTCTCTACTTGTACGCCAGATAGAGGAGCAGATCAAAAG AAATGCTGGAAGAGAAGGTTCTACTGAGCACACTGGTAGGTCACTACTGGATAAAATTCCTTTCCTGCGTAGCTGTGATGGTGAGGATGACAGTGATGAAGATGACGATTTCCAGGGAATAGCCACAGATTGCATCGATGGaccacataaaaacaaaaaacccagaGGCAAG CCTTTCGGAGAACCCATGGCCCCAGGCCTAGACCCTGAGGATGAAGAAGATGAGGATGACTCAGAAGATGCCCTCAGCGAATTTGATTTCCTAGGTTCAGGAGAAGAGGGCGAGGGGGCTGGCGAGGCGTGCATTTCAGGAGATGGCCGTGAGCTAG GTTGCACTCTCGGCTTCTCATCTGATGTCTTCATACTGGATACGGTTGGAGGAGGGGACATAAATCTTGGCGAGTTGGCAGACCTTACTGTTGCTAATGACTTCAACATTGAT CAACAGGACAGCCAGGAGGAGTTTAAGAAGATCTGGAATCCACGCTTTACCCTCCGAAGTCACTTTGACGCAATCCGATCACTGAAATTTCACCCTTCTCAGCCTGTGCTATTGACGGCTTCCGAGGATGGAACACTAAAGCTCTGGAACCTGAACAAAACAATGCATTCAAAGAA GGGTGCAGCACTGGATGTTGAACCTATTTACACTTTCCGAGGACATAG tgGAGCAGTCCTCTCTCTAGCCATGGGCGAGGAAGGGAAGTACTGCTACAGCGGAGGTCTGGATGGAAGCATACGTTGTTGGAAAAGTCCAGATCTTAATGTGGATCCTTATGACAACTATG ACCAAGGGGTGGAGAGTGCTGTGTTATTAGGACATGAGGATTCCGTCTGGGATCTGGCATATTCATCCACCCTGAAACGTCTGGCCTCCTGCTCAGCAGATGGCACTGTGCGTATCTGGGACGCCCAGAACTCCACACCCTGCGTAGCCGTTTTCAACAAAGGGAAAG AACATGAAACTCCTACTTCCATCGCCTTTGGGAATGTGGACACGTCCCAGGCTGTTGTGTCCTTTGATAGTGGTGAGACAGTCCTCTATGACCTCAACACGGAGCAAAGCATCATGGTCCTAGAGACCCAGACAAAGGATG GCAATCAGCTGATTAACAGCGTGGTCAGCCATCCGTCCCAGCCCATCTCAATCACCGCTCATGAGAACCGAACCATCCGCTTCATGGATAACAAGACAG GGAAAGTGATTCACTCCATGGTGGCTCATCTAGACGCCGTCACCTGCCTTACTACTGACCCTAAAGGCAGTTATCTCATCTCGGGCA GTCACGACTGCTCCGTCCGCTTGTGGATGCTGGATAGTCACACATGCGTGCAGGAGATCACAGCTCACAGGAAGAAGCACGACGAGGCGATCCACGACGTGGCTTTCCACCCTTCACAGCCCCTCATTGCCAGCGCGGGAGCCGATTCCCTCGCCAAGATCTTCATTTGA